A stretch of Solea senegalensis isolate Sse05_10M linkage group LG10, IFAPA_SoseM_1, whole genome shotgun sequence DNA encodes these proteins:
- the tspan9a gene encoding tetraspanin-9 isoform X3, with amino-acid sequence MARGCLCCLKYMMFIFNLIFWLCGCGLLGVGIWLSVSQGSFATFSPSFPQLSAANMVIAIGAIVMVTGFLGCLGAIKENKCLLLSFFIVLLIILLAELILLILFFVYSDKVSENAKQDLKDGLALYNSDNNIGLRNAWNIIQAEWKCCGVIAHTDWHEALKEKVVPDRCCQEHYQNCGRNSTNMFWNRGCFEKVEEWMDENKHMLGTIGMVILVVQLLGMAFSMTLFHHIHRTGKKYDA; translated from the exons TTATGTGGCTGCGGGCTGCTCGGTGTGGGCATCTGGCTCTCTGTGTCTCAAGGCAGCTTCGCCACCTTCTCACCCTCATTCCCCCAACTGTCAGCTGCCAACATGGTAATCGCCATTGGAGCCATTGTCATGGTAACGGGCTTTCTCGGTTGCCTGGGTGCCATCAAGGAGAACAAGTGCCTGCTTCTCAGT TTCTTCATTGTCCTGCTGATAATTCTCCTAGCAGAGCTGATATTGCTGATCCTCTTTTTTGTCTACTCAGATAAG GTGAGTGAGAATGCCAAGCAGGATCTGAAGGACGGGCTCGCTCTCTACAACTCAGACAACAACATAGGCCTGCGAAATGCCTGGAACATCATCCAGGCAGAG TGGAAGTGCTGTGGTGTGATAGCACACACCGACTGGCATGAGGCCCTGAAGGAAAAAGTGGTGCCTGACCGCTGCTGTCAGGAGCATTACCAGAACTGTGGACGCAACTCCACCAACATGTTCTGGAACAGG GGTTGCTTTGAGAAGGTGgaagaatggatggatgaaaacaaGCATATGCTGGGAACTATAGGCATGGTCATCTTGGTAGTGCAG cTCCTGGGCATGGCCTTCTCCATGACGCTGTTCCACCACATCCACAGAACAGGGAAGAAGTACGACGCTTAG